A region of the Roseiflexus sp. RS-1 genome:
GCGAACGACGATGCCGCCGCACGACGCATGCTGCGCCACATCGTCCCGGAGTACTGCCCGCCGTTGCCTGCCCCGCCGATACCTGTCGCTGAAAATACGCCCTATCCTGTGCTGGTGCGTCCATTGCAACCGCTGATCGGGGGTGGACGATGATGAGCGATATGATGGTCAATACACCCGCGCCGGATAACGCCAGCGTCCATCTGATGCGCAGCGAATGTCTGCCCCAGGGTGCATCGCTGTCGATTGAATCGCTGCTGACGCTGGCTGCCGCGTCGCCGGCAGCAGCGGCGGAACTGGCGCAACAGTGTGTCAACGCGGTTGATGCCGTTCAACTGTCAGCCGATCCGGAGACTGCCATCGAACTTCTGATGCGGGTAACGGACGTGTGCGCCGGAACGCTGGGCGAAACCCATCCGGCGACGGGCGCGCTGCGCTGCCGGTTGGGTGATCTGTTGCTGGCGGAGCGACGCCTGGAACAGGCGCGGCAGCAGTACGAAATCGTTCTGGCAGCGCACCGTCCCAGTGTGTTTGGCGATAGCGACGCCATCGCCCGCGCTCTCAGCGGTCTGGGAGATGTGCTGCGCACCGAACGCAAATACGTTACAGCGCTGATATGCCTGCAACGAGCGCTGCGGCGTCAATCCGAAGCGCACGGCGTCCACCCCGCAACCGCGCAGACGCACACCCGTCTCGGCGCGCTCTGGTTCGAGCAGCAACGCTACGCCACGGCGCGGTTTCACTTCCAGGAAGCGCTGGCAATCCGCGAAGCGACCCTGGGACCGCGCGATCCGGCAACTGCCCAGAGTCTGCATAACCTCGGCGTCACGCTGGCGGCGCTTGGTGATCTGCGGAGTGCGCGGGTATGCCTGGCGCAGGCGCTGGCGATCCGCGAGGATCGGTTGGGGCGCACCCATCTGGCGACGGCGCAAAGCCTGGAGGCGCTCAGTCGGGTGCTGGCGGATCTTGGTGACGACGAGAGCGCACAGTACTGTCTCGAGCGCGCCGCCGCGCTCTATCGTGAACATTCAGGGGATCGCCGTCCGGTCAGCGCAACGGTTGCGGTGCAGGTGAATCGTCGGCAGCGCGGCGGCGCGCGCTGGATGAATCTGTTGCGGAGGGAACCATGAAACGCATCTCAGCGGTGCATGTCGGGCTGTTTCTGATACTCTGCCTGCTCTTCAGCAGCGCAATGGCGGAAGACCGCCCGACAACTGCGCCGCCGTCAACCGAACCGCTAACCGTACTGGCAGATGTCGAAGGGTTGGGTCATCGTATAACCGGGGCTTATGTCATCCGCCGCGCAACCGATGGCAGCGGCAGGGTATTCTGGAGATTTCGCGGCATGCTCGACGGGGAGTTCGAAGAGGTCGATGGCGAAGCGTTCGAGCGCTGGTCGCTCGATGGCAGCGTGACGGTCGAGTTGACGCAGTTCAATTATCCTGATTTCACACTCGATCAACTGCCTGCGCGTCGCATAACTCTGATGCCGGGGTGGGATGGGTTGATCGTGATCGCCGGCGTGCCGCTGGCGGTCAAGGGTGAATTCAAAGCGCCGACAGCGGGCAGTTCGCCGGTGCTGGTGGTGACCAATGCCGGTCGCGGTGCACGCGTCATTACTGAATTGCCGAATACAGCGGGATCGCCCGATCGGGAAGGAGCACAGCAGCCATGAAGAGTGGGAAAATTTCGACATTGTGGCATCACCCGTTCGTTATGGTTGGACTTGCAATCGCGCTGATTCTGCTTGGGATCGGTGCAGCGTACATGGTATGGTTGAATATGCTGCGCGATCAGGAACGGCTCAACCCTTCCACCGAACGCCTGCTGGAGGTCAGCGACGGTCAACGCATTCCTCTGGCGCAACCAGACCCCACGCCGGTTCCAACTGCACAAGCCATTCCTGTTGCAGCAACCAACCCGGAGAGTACGCCAGCGCCATCCGCCACGCCGGAAGTGTTGCCGCCAGAGCGCCTGATCATTCCGCGTATTAATGTCGACTGGCCCATCACACCTGCGGATGTTGATCACCTGCCGAAGTTCCGCGGCGTTGGATGGATATTTGGCAGCGCTTTCCCCGGCATGCCCGGCAATATGGTGCTGACCGGGCATGCTGGCGGACCATACGCGACGCTGACGCGCCTCCACGAGGTGCAACCGGGCGATGACATTCTGGTGCAAACAGAGACAGCCACGCATCGCTACCGCGTCCAGACGATCTACGAAACAACCCCGGACGACGTTCTGGCGATGGCGCCCAGCGATAAGACGATTGCCACGCTCATCACCTGTAGCGGCGACTGGATTCCAGAACGCCAGACGAACGCGCGACGACTGATCGTTGTGGCGGCGTATGAGGGGATGGCACGCGAAGGCGCTGGGGGCTGAAACGTGCGAAGTGCGCCGGTTCCTTGCCTCTGCCTGATGGCGATGAGTTTCAAGAACTGAGACATTTCTCGGATACGTTGACTATCTTCGCGTCTGCCGTGTTGCGTGAGGCGCCCGCTTCCGGCGGCGTGTGCAGCCCCGTCCAACAGACCTTATGAGCACGGTGCTCCTTATCTCCGCGTCTCCGCGTGAGCCGGTTCAATGCATGCGGCCAACAGACCTTATGAGCATGGCGCTCCTTATCTCCGCGTCTCGGCGTGAGCCGGTTCGATGCATGCGGAGACGCGGAGCACACGGAGCGTAGACCGGAATGTATTTCGGTCACCGTGTGGGGTGCGTCATTCCCAGAAGTGTTGAACCTTGCCCGACAGGTTCAACCCTGGTGGGTCGGCAGCGCAGGAAACGCCTCAATCGCTCCCCAACCGACTACATCGTGATGTGGTCCGTTTTCGCCTGCCCGGAGATACACTGCGGGCAAACGAAAGGAGTTGCCATGACCACCACAAACTCTCCGTCCCGCCGCCGTTTTCTCAAGGCTGCCGGACTGACGATTGCCGGCGCGACATTGACCTGCGCCGGTCTCGGTGTTGCCGCGACTCGTCCGCCTGCCGTCGAGTTGCCCGACAGAACGCTGGAAGGAGAACAAGCCGTGAACAACCGTATCCTCGTGACCTACGCCACCCGCGCCGGTTCAACCGCCGAGATCGCGACCGCCATCGCCGAGACCCTGGCAGCCCGTGGGTATTCTATCGATCTCAAACCGGTGAACGAGAAGCCCGACCTGAGCGGTTATGCCGCCGTGGTGCTCGGTAGTGCCATCCGTATGGGACGCTGGCTGCCCGAAGCGGTAGATTTTGTCAAAGCGCATCGGGACTCCCTCAACGCCGTGCCGGTTGCGCTGTTTACCGTCCATATGCTCAACACCGGCGATGATGAATCCAGTCGGACGGGACGCCTGGCATACCTGAACGACATTCGACCGCTGCTGCCCGGCGCGGGAGAGGTCTACTTCACAGGTGCGATGGATTTCAAGCGCCTGTCGTTCCTCGATCGCCTGATTGCGAAGATGGTCGGAGCGATCGAAGAAGACCGGCGCGATTGGGGTGCGATCAAACAGTGGGCCCGCACCGTCGAGGTGGGATGATGCACTCACCCGACCGGAGCGCCAGAGCATGGGCAATCTCATCTTGGGCTTCAGGACACCCACACTCCCCCTTCTCCCACAAGGGGAGAAGGGGGTTGGGGGGATGAGGGGACAATGCGCCTTCCCTCCGGCTACCCCATTCGCCGCGGCATCAGCACTGTGTAATCGAAGTCGAGCACCACCGACGGATCGTAGGCGCCGTCAGGATTCTGGTAGGGAAAATCGTGGCACGGGCGATCCTTGGCGGCGACGGTGCGCACCCGCAGCGCGCCAATATCGGTACGACCGGGAATTTCCATTTTCGCCAGAATTTCCGACCAGGCGTAGATCGTGTCGCCGGCGAAACTCGGGTTGGTGTGACGACCACTGTTGATTGCAGCAATGCTCAGCGCATTTGCCAGTCCGTTGAACGAAAGCGCACGCGCCAGACTGATGATATGCCCGCCGTACACAATCCGCCGCCCGAACCGCCCTTCCTTCTCGACATGCTGGTTGAAATGCACCCGCGCCGTGTTCTGGTAGAGGCGCGTCGCCTGCATGTGCTCGGCTTCTTCGATAGTCACGCCATCAACGTGGTCGATCTTCTCGCCCACCTCATAATCGTCCCAAAGATAGGGACTTCCCGCATACGCCAGGTTGTATGCGCCCGGCTGCACCCGGTAGGGTGCAACCAGGTCCTCGACCGCGACCGATTCGGGGAGCGTTGGCACAACCGTCTCCGGCGCCGGCGCGTTCGGGTCTCGTTTGCGCACCATAACCCAGCGGGTGTACTCAAGCACCATCTCGTTGCGCTGATTGACCCCTACCGAATGCACATAGACCACGCCGGTCTTGCCGTCTTTGTTCTGCCGCAACCCGATGACGGTCGATGTTGTTGAAAGGGTGTCGCCGGGATAGACAATCGCCCCGAAACGTCCGCCCGCATAGCCAAGGTTGGCAATCGCATTGAGTGAAATATCGGGCACCGTTTTGCCGAAGACGATATGGAACACGAGCAGACTGTCGAGCGGCGCGCGCTCCAGCCCCAGCGTTTGAGCAAAAGGAGTCGACGAGTTCAGCGCAAAGCGTGTGCCGTAGAGTGATGTGTACAGCGCCACATCACCCTCGGTGACGGTGCGCGGCGTGGCATGCACGATCTCCTGCCCCAAACGAAAATCCTCGAAGAAATTGCCGGGATTCGTCTTGACACTCATGCCTTCCTCCCGCATTCAGAAGCCATACGCCTGCGCCAGGTCGGGGTCCTTCTTCGCAATCATGCGCGCCAGATCGACAATCACTTTCGCCTGCTTCCAGGTCGCGTCGTCCTGCATCTTCCCGTCGATCATAGCGACGCCGGAGCCGTCGGGCATGGCGTCGAGGATGCGTTTGGCGAACAATACCTCGTTGACATCGGGGCTGAAGACGCGCTTGGCAATCGGAATCTGGTTCGGCGCCAGCGACCACGCGCCGGTGCATCCCAGCAGGAACGCATTGCGGAACTGCGCTTCACACGCCGCTTCATCCTTCAGATCGCCGAACGGACCGTAGAAGGCGCGCAACCCGTGCGCCACGGCGACATCCACCATGCGCGCAATCGTGTAATGCCACAGGTCTTGCTGGTAGAACGGGCGATGCTCCTGACCTTCCTGCGGGTCGGCAAGCACGCCGTAGAACGGATGCCCGCCGCCGACGCGGGTGGTCTTCATCCCGCGCGACGCCGCCAGGTCCGCCGGTCCCAGGCTGAACCCGTGCATGCGCGGGCTGGCGCCGGCAATCGCCTCCAGATTCATCATACCCTGGGCAGTCTCCAGCAGGGCGTGGATCAGGATCGGCTTCTGAATCTGGTGTTTCGCCTCCAGCAGCGCCAGATACTGATCGACGAAGTGGATGTCCCATGGTCCTTCCACCTTCGGGATCATCATGACATCGAGTTTGTTGCCGACAGCCGCGACAATTTCGGCAATGTCGTCGAGCACCCAGGGGCTGTTGAGGGCGTTGACCCGCACCCACAGCGCGGTGTCGCCAAAATCGGTCGCGCGGGCGACCTCGATGAAACCGGCGCGCGCCGCTTCTTTGGCATCCATTGGAATGGCATCTTCCAGGTTGCCGCACAGAACATCGACCTGCTTTGCCACATCGGGAATGCGGGCACGAATTTTTTCGACATGCGGCGGAAAGAAATGGATCACCCGCTCAGGACGCACCGGCAGTTCGCGGATCGGTTGCGGTGCGCCAACCGCTAGCGGCTTGTAAAAGTGAATGGGGAGTTTCATTGGTCCTCCTTATGCTTCTTCAGGTCCGGCGACAATCCCTTCATCGTGCAGTTTCCCGACTTCGCCTTCGCTCAAGCCGAGCACCTCTAGCAGGATCTCGTCGGTGTGCGCGCCGAGGCGGGGCGCCGGTTGCGGCGGCAACCGCGGCACAGTGCTGAAATCGAGCGGCGAACCCGGCATCAGGTAGGCGCCGATGCCGGGTTGATCCACCAGCGCGAACATCGGGTTGTCCGTCGAACAATCAGGGTCATGGGCGATGGCTTCGCGCACGGTGCGGTAGGGTCCCCACGTCACGCGATGCTGCTCGAAGATGCGCTGCACGTCGGCGAAGGTGCGTGCGTGGAACCACGGTTCCAGCAGTGCGGCGATCTCACGTCGCGCGCGGAAACGGTCTCCCTCATCGTCCATGTTGAGACCCAGACGCTCACCGAGCGCATTGAAGGCATCGGTCAGCCCCGTCGCCTTGCCCAGCGCCTTCCATTGCAGGTCGGTCAATCCCACCACCATCACCCGTTTGCCATCGAGGGTCTCGAAATCGCGCCCAAATGCGCCATACAGGTAATTTCCCTGTTTGGGGCGATCGGTGTCGTTGACCATCACTTCGGCGATCATGCCGAGATTGCCGATCATCGCCAGCCCGACATCCTTCAACGCCAGTTTGACCAGTTGCCCCTCGCCGGTGAGCCGCCGGTGGCGTTCCGCCGCCAGCAAACCGAGTGCAATCATCTGACCGGTGACGATGTCCCATGCTGGCAACACGTGGTTGACCACTTCAGGCGATGAGAACGGACCGGTCATGAACGGGAGTCCCAACTGCGGATTGACGGTGTAATCGACTTCTGAGCCGCCATCCCGTCGCCCCAGCAGATTGACCATGATCAGGTCGGCGCGATGCGCTTTCAGCGCGTCGTAACTGAGCCAGCCGCGCGCCGGGAAGTTCGTGATGAACAGCCCTGCATTGTCGCCGGGCGCGCAGATCAGGTGCGTCAGTATCTCCTGCCCACGCGGGTGACGAATATCGACGGCGATTGATCGTTTCCCTTTGTTGAGACCAGCCCAGAACAGGCTATGCCTGCCGTCCAGCGTCACGGGCCAGCGCTTGTAGTCGAGTCCGCCGCCGATGGGATCGAAGCGAATGACATCGGCGCCAAGTTGCGCCAGGGTCATGCCGCCGAGCGGCGCCGCCACAAACGCCGAACCTTCGACAACGCGCATTCCGCTGAGAATACCGTTCATTGTACGTTTCTCCGAGCCGAGAACCGAGAACCGGGAACCGAGAACTGAGAACCAGGAACCAGGAACCGAGAACTGAGAACCAGGAACCAGGAACCGAGAACTGAGAACCAGGAACCAGGAACCGAGAACTGAGAACCAGGAACCGGGTGAGGGGTCAGGGAACCTTCCCATGTTCAACGTTCTCAAAGAGTGAGACGTTCAACACCCTCCCACGTTCCACCTGCAACCTGCAACGCGCCACCTGCAACGCGCAACCAGCCACCTGCAACGCGCGACGTTCAACCTGCAACCTGCAACCTGCAACCCGCAACCCGCAACCCCACGCCGGGTTCGG
Encoded here:
- a CDS encoding tetratricopeptide repeat protein — its product is MMVNTPAPDNASVHLMRSECLPQGASLSIESLLTLAAASPAAAAELAQQCVNAVDAVQLSADPETAIELLMRVTDVCAGTLGETHPATGALRCRLGDLLLAERRLEQARQQYEIVLAAHRPSVFGDSDAIARALSGLGDVLRTERKYVTALICLQRALRRQSEAHGVHPATAQTHTRLGALWFEQQRYATARFHFQEALAIREATLGPRDPATAQSLHNLGVTLAALGDLRSARVCLAQALAIREDRLGRTHLATAQSLEALSRVLADLGDDESAQYCLERAAALYREHSGDRRPVSATVAVQVNRRQRGGARWMNLLRREP
- a CDS encoding sortase, producing the protein MKSGKISTLWHHPFVMVGLAIALILLGIGAAYMVWLNMLRDQERLNPSTERLLEVSDGQRIPLAQPDPTPVPTAQAIPVAATNPESTPAPSATPEVLPPERLIIPRINVDWPITPADVDHLPKFRGVGWIFGSAFPGMPGNMVLTGHAGGPYATLTRLHEVQPGDDILVQTETATHRYRVQTIYETTPDDVLAMAPSDKTIATLITCSGDWIPERQTNARRLIVVAAYEGMAREGAGG
- a CDS encoding flavodoxin domain-containing protein; protein product: MTTTNSPSRRRFLKAAGLTIAGATLTCAGLGVAATRPPAVELPDRTLEGEQAVNNRILVTYATRAGSTAEIATAIAETLAARGYSIDLKPVNEKPDLSGYAAVVLGSAIRMGRWLPEAVDFVKAHRDSLNAVPVALFTVHMLNTGDDESSRTGRLAYLNDIRPLLPGAGEVYFTGAMDFKRLSFLDRLIAKMVGAIEEDRRDWGAIKQWARTVEVG
- a CDS encoding MaoC family dehydratase, which produces MSVKTNPGNFFEDFRLGQEIVHATPRTVTEGDVALYTSLYGTRFALNSSTPFAQTLGLERAPLDSLLVFHIVFGKTVPDISLNAIANLGYAGGRFGAIVYPGDTLSTTSTVIGLRQNKDGKTGVVYVHSVGVNQRNEMVLEYTRWVMVRKRDPNAPAPETVVPTLPESVAVEDLVAPYRVQPGAYNLAYAGSPYLWDDYEVGEKIDHVDGVTIEEAEHMQATRLYQNTARVHFNQHVEKEGRFGRRIVYGGHIISLARALSFNGLANALSIAAINSGRHTNPSFAGDTIYAWSEILAKMEIPGRTDIGALRVRTVAAKDRPCHDFPYQNPDGAYDPSVVLDFDYTVLMPRRMG
- a CDS encoding HpcH/HpaI aldolase/citrate lyase family protein, with translation MKLPIHFYKPLAVGAPQPIRELPVRPERVIHFFPPHVEKIRARIPDVAKQVDVLCGNLEDAIPMDAKEAARAGFIEVARATDFGDTALWVRVNALNSPWVLDDIAEIVAAVGNKLDVMMIPKVEGPWDIHFVDQYLALLEAKHQIQKPILIHALLETAQGMMNLEAIAGASPRMHGFSLGPADLAASRGMKTTRVGGGHPFYGVLADPQEGQEHRPFYQQDLWHYTIARMVDVAVAHGLRAFYGPFGDLKDEAACEAQFRNAFLLGCTGAWSLAPNQIPIAKRVFSPDVNEVLFAKRILDAMPDGSGVAMIDGKMQDDATWKQAKVIVDLARMIAKKDPDLAQAYGF
- a CDS encoding 2-methylfumaryl-CoA isomerase produces the protein MNGILSGMRVVEGSAFVAAPLGGMTLAQLGADVIRFDPIGGGLDYKRWPVTLDGRHSLFWAGLNKGKRSIAVDIRHPRGQEILTHLICAPGDNAGLFITNFPARGWLSYDALKAHRADLIMVNLLGRRDGGSEVDYTVNPQLGLPFMTGPFSSPEVVNHVLPAWDIVTGQMIALGLLAAERHRRLTGEGQLVKLALKDVGLAMIGNLGMIAEVMVNDTDRPKQGNYLYGAFGRDFETLDGKRVMVVGLTDLQWKALGKATGLTDAFNALGERLGLNMDDEGDRFRARREIAALLEPWFHARTFADVQRIFEQHRVTWGPYRTVREAIAHDPDCSTDNPMFALVDQPGIGAYLMPGSPLDFSTVPRLPPQPAPRLGAHTDEILLEVLGLSEGEVGKLHDEGIVAGPEEA